A stretch of Pseudophryne corroboree isolate aPseCor3 chromosome 9, aPseCor3.hap2, whole genome shotgun sequence DNA encodes these proteins:
- the DMRTA2 gene encoding doublesex- and mab-3-related transcription factor A2, whose product MEISGAPSGSQVPQTTTSTSIPVTVAGTLLRGPQLLLRAAEKYPRTPKCARCRNHGVVSALKGHKRYCRWKDCMCAKCTLIAERQRVMAAQVALRRQQAQEENEARELQLLYGTAEGLALAAANGIIPPRPAYEVFGSVCTDGGTETKIQKFDLFPKTMIPRSITPQQLTSGTKAVALDSESVTGSAQGTSSPEVRPGSGSENGDGESFLSSPMSKALKEGEDSPSSISPLGSESGSDAEKDEQDPSSSSSARQRTPIDILTRVFPTQKRSVLELVLQGCGGDVVQAIEQILNNRGQEKGDETWSRDSTLQSIQPSVSTTHRPLIAGAITPAIGTLGSRSAFSPLQPNATHFGTDTNTYQLSGHLGLNPLRLAYSAHSRGLAFMTPYSTAGFMPTLGFRPPMDYAFSDLMRDRANVHKDQVYSNGLYGSVVNNNTEKQ is encoded by the exons ATGGAGATAAGCGGGGCCCCGTCTGGATCTCAGGTCCCCCAAACCACCACCTCCACCTCCATCCCGGTGACTGTGGCCGGGACCCTCCTGCGGGGCCCGCAGTTGCTCCTGCGTGCGGCAGAGAAGTATCCGCGCACCCCTAAGTGCGCCCGCTGCAGGAATCACGGGGTGGTCTCCGCCCTGAAGGGCCACAAGCGCTACTGCCGCTGGAAGGACTGCATGTGCGCCAAGTGCACGCTCATCGCGGAGCGCCAGCGGGTGATGGCCGCGCAAGTTGCGCTGCGGCGACAGCAGGCGCAGGAGGAGAACGAAGCCCgggagctgcagctgctgtatgGGACTGCCGAGGGACTGGCACTGGCCGCGGCTAATGGCATTATCCCACCCCGGCCGGCGTATGAAGTGTTCGGGTCCGTGTGTACGGATGGAGGCACAG AGACCAAAATCCAGAAGTTTGACTTGTTCCCTAAGACGATGATCCCTAGGTCTATCACTCCCCAGCAACTGACCTCTGGGACGAAGGCAGTGGCCCTCGATAGTGAATCGGTGACTGGGAGTGCGCAAGGTACCTCTTCTCCTGAAGTGAGGCCAGGCTCTGGCTCTGAAAATGGAGATGGTGAATCTTTTCTCAGCTCACCCATGTCCAAAGCCCTGAAAGAAGGTGAGGACAGCCCCAGCTCTATCAGTCCACTGGGCTCTGAATCTGGATCTGATGCAGAGAAAGATGAGCAGGACCCTAGTTCTTCCTCCTCAGCCAGACAGAGGACCCCCATAGACATTCTGACAAGGGTGTTTCCCACACAGAAGAGGAGCGTTTTGGAGTTGGTCCTACAAGGCTGTGGTGGAGATGTGGTCCAAGCCATCGAGCAAATATTAAATAACAGAGGGCAGGAAAAGGGTGATGAGACCTGGTCTAGAGACTCAACACTTCAAAGTATCCAGCCCTCAGTTTCCACAACACACAGGCCACTCATAGCAGGGGCTATCACCCCAGCCATAGGAACTCTAGGGAGCAGGTCTGCTTTTTCACCTTTGCAGCCTAATGCCACCCACTTTGGAACAGACACCAACACATACCAGTTAAGTGGACATTTAGGACTGAACCCATTGAGACTGGCATATTCTGCTCATAGCAGAGGACTTGCTTTTATGACCCCTTACTCCACAGCAGGGTTCATGCCCACACTAGGCTTCCGCCCACCCATGGACTATGCCTTTAGTGACCTAATGAGGGACCGAGCCAATGTTCACAAAGACCAGGTCTACTCCAATGGGCTGTACGGTTCTGTAGTCAATAATAACACAGAAAAACAATGA